One segment of Trachemys scripta elegans isolate TJP31775 chromosome 1, CAS_Tse_1.0, whole genome shotgun sequence DNA contains the following:
- the TNFRSF13C gene encoding tumor necrosis factor receptor superfamily member 13C: MARGSLDRHQDATCSLPLCFDPLIKGCVRCTDLPGHSEEDTTCHTSVAPTSTQAPAPGPGLIFGIPALVGLVLVLAALCGLLTCKVRRRRQRKRRIPDEKPKESLDSVISCESQACKGPKLPEEDDLVLATCPHVNGAMKHAGPTGRGDFSKRKPVFQGGAGSDVIKLSVLSAGNEERDHGFPLPATELGATVLVTTKTIQNNCTTEERP, from the exons ATGGCGCGGGGAAGCTTAGACAGACACCAAGACGCTacctgctcccttcccctgtgCTTCGACCCCTTGATCAAGGGATGTGTGAGGTGCACAGACCTGCCTGGACACTCCGAGGAGGACACAA CATGCCACACCAGCGTAGCTCCCACTTCAACCCAAGCACCAGCGCCTGGCCCAGGTTTGATCTTTGGGATCCCTGCTTTAGTGGGGCTAGTTCTGGTCCTGGCTGCACTCTGTGGATTGCTGACCTGTAAAGTGAGGAGGAGGcggcagaggaagaggaggatcccTGATGAAAAGCCCAAGG AAAGCCTGGACAGTGTCATTTCCTGTGAAAGCCAGGCCTGTAAGGGACCAAAACTGCCAGAAGAAGATGATCTCGTACTGGCCACATGCCCACACGTGAATGGCGCCATGAAGCATGCTGGGCCAACAGGAAGAGGAGATTTCTCAAAGAGGAAGCCAGTCTTCCAAGGTGGGGCAGGAAGTGATGTCATTAAGCTCTCTGTTCTCTCCGCCGGCAACGAAGAACGTGACCATGGCTTTCCCCTACCAGCAACAGAGCTGGGGGCCACTGTCTTGGTGACCACAAAGACCATTCAGAATAACTGCACCACTGAGGAGAGACCATGA